In the Clostridium sporogenes genome, one interval contains:
- a CDS encoding ABC transporter ATP-binding protein/permease, translating to MKNKNTGIKRLIPYLNKYKTKIILAILLIIVASCLIALSPTLEGMITTQLFSDVTKGQKINFARINKIILILICIYAAGALSNCAYQFLLTDAIQSAMVDLRNDVEGKIRKLPIAYFDKNTLGDILSRASNDVETISNALQQSFAQVLNAILGLSLAVFMMFKIQWVMALSSIAIIGTSIIISKIIVKKSQPIFEKQQNALGNLNGIVQEKFTGFNEIKLFGKENDALKEFMGANDELCENGFKAQFISGLMSPLVAFVTYIGIGCVAIIGSFYAITGTITVGQLQAFIRYIWQVNQPMSQITQLSSAIQASVAAVHRVFEFLNEEEESEGVELTKSNKKVYGNVSFENVEFSYTKEKPLLHDLNVQVKSGQMVAIVGPTGVGKTTLINLLMRFYDVTGGSIKIDGVDIQHMKRDDLRAKFGMVLQDTWLFNGSIKENIAYGKEGATEEEIIDAAKIANVHHFITTLPEGYNMILNEEASNISQGEKQLLTIARSILCDPPIMILDEATSSVDTRLEQKLQDAMRNIMKGRTSFVIAHRLSTIKNADLILVMRDGNIVEQGTHNELLESKGYYEQLYHAQFGDLDME from the coding sequence ATGAAGAATAAAAACACGGGTATTAAACGTTTGATTCCATATTTGAATAAATATAAGACTAAGATTATCTTAGCAATATTATTAATTATTGTAGCTTCATGCTTAATTGCATTAAGTCCAACTTTAGAGGGTATGATTACTACTCAATTATTCTCTGATGTCACAAAAGGACAAAAAATAAATTTTGCGAGAATCAATAAAATTATTTTAATTCTAATTTGTATCTATGCTGCAGGAGCTTTAAGCAATTGTGCCTATCAATTCTTATTAACAGATGCAATACAAAGTGCCATGGTGGATTTAAGAAATGATGTAGAAGGTAAAATTAGAAAACTTCCTATAGCATATTTTGACAAAAATACCTTAGGAGATATTTTAAGTCGAGCATCTAATGATGTAGAAACTATTTCTAATGCACTTCAACAAAGCTTTGCTCAAGTTTTAAATGCTATTTTAGGTTTGAGTCTTGCAGTATTTATGATGTTTAAGATTCAATGGGTAATGGCTCTATCTTCAATAGCAATTATTGGGACTTCAATTATTATATCAAAGATAATTGTAAAAAAGTCTCAACCGATATTTGAAAAACAACAAAACGCGCTAGGAAATTTAAATGGAATTGTTCAAGAAAAATTTACGGGATTTAATGAAATTAAATTGTTTGGAAAGGAAAATGATGCATTAAAAGAGTTTATGGGTGCTAATGATGAGCTATGTGAAAATGGATTTAAAGCTCAGTTTATTAGCGGTTTAATGTCTCCTTTAGTAGCTTTTGTAACTTATATTGGAATTGGATGTGTAGCTATTATAGGTTCCTTTTATGCTATAACAGGTACTATTACTGTAGGACAGCTTCAGGCCTTTATCCGCTATATATGGCAGGTAAATCAACCTATGTCCCAAATTACTCAGTTATCTTCAGCAATACAGGCCTCTGTAGCAGCGGTACACAGAGTTTTTGAATTCTTAAATGAAGAGGAAGAATCTGAAGGAGTAGAATTAACAAAATCCAATAAAAAAGTTTATGGTAATGTATCTTTTGAAAATGTAGAGTTTTCGTATACAAAAGAGAAGCCTTTACTTCATGATTTAAATGTACAAGTAAAAAGCGGCCAGATGGTTGCTATAGTAGGTCCTACAGGAGTAGGGAAAACCACATTAATCAATCTACTAATGAGATTTTATGATGTCACTGGTGGATCAATCAAGATAGATGGTGTAGATATTCAGCATATGAAACGAGATGATCTGAGAGCAAAATTCGGAATGGTTCTTCAGGATACCTGGCTCTTTAATGGCAGTATTAAAGAAAATATAGCCTATGGTAAAGAAGGAGCCACTGAAGAAGAAATCATAGATGCAGCTAAGATAGCAAATGTACACCACTTTATAACTACCCTTCCTGAGGGCTACAACATGATACTAAATGAAGAGGCTAGCAACATCTCTCAAGGAGAAAAACAACTTTTGACTATAGCTCGCTCTATCCTTTGTGATCCGCCTATCATGATTTTGGATGAAGCCACTAGCTCTGTGGACACAAGGCTGGAACAAAAGCTCCAAGATGCCATGAGAAACATTATGAAGGGCAGAACTTCTTTTGTAATTGCTCACAGATTGTCTACAATAAAAAATGCAGATTTAATCTTGGTAATGAGGGATGGAAATATTGTTGAGCAAGGAACACACAATGAGTTACTGGAGAGTAAAGGATATTATGAACAGCTTTACCATGCCCAATTTGGCGATTTGGATATGGAGTAA
- the arsM gene encoding arsenite methyltransferase: MRNFKKIDVRNIVRNSYKKIAIGDVKRGKCYDGSINLKKSSIDISRKIGYSDEEISTAPEEANMGLGCGNPQLIANIKKEETVIDLGSGGGFDCFLASKKVGIKGYIIGVDMTYEMINKSRTMAKKYRYKNIDFRLGEIENLPVADNTADVIISNCVINLSPNKQRVYNEACRVLKKGGRIAISDIVLIRELTNEMKQDEKLYCGUVTGASSVEELKIYLEKAGFSDIRIETQKVSKEYAEKWGHNLKVGEYIMSASIKAIKL; the protein is encoded by the coding sequence ATGAGGAATTTTAAAAAAATAGATGTTAGAAATATTGTTCGCAATAGTTATAAAAAGATAGCTATTGGAGATGTAAAAAGGGGTAAATGTTATGATGGAAGCATTAATCTTAAAAAATCTTCCATAGATATATCCCGTAAAATTGGATATTCTGATGAAGAAATATCAACTGCTCCAGAGGAAGCTAATATGGGATTAGGCTGTGGAAATCCTCAATTAATAGCTAATATAAAAAAAGAGGAAACTGTTATAGACCTTGGCAGTGGGGGAGGATTTGATTGTTTTTTAGCTTCAAAAAAAGTTGGAATTAAGGGATACATTATCGGAGTTGATATGACTTATGAAATGATTAACAAATCAAGAACTATGGCTAAAAAGTATAGATATAAAAATATAGACTTTAGATTAGGTGAAATTGAAAATCTTCCTGTAGCAGATAATACTGCAGATGTAATTATTTCAAATTGTGTTATAAATTTATCTCCCAATAAACAAAGAGTATATAATGAAGCTTGTCGTGTATTAAAAAAAGGCGGTAGAATTGCTATTTCTGATATAGTTCTTATTAGAGAATTAACAAATGAAATGAAGCAGGATGAGAAGCTTTATTGTGGATGAGTCACTGGAGCATCCTCAGTTGAAGAATTAAAAATATATTTAGAAAAGGCTGGTTTTAGTGATATTAGGATTGAAACTCAAAAAGTCTCAAAGGAGTATGCTGAAAAATGGGGACATAACTTAAAAGTTGGAGAATATATTATGTCCGCATCAATAAAAGCAATAAAATTATAA
- a CDS encoding leucine-rich repeat domain-containing protein, which translates to MNKKKLSIIIICLIIITSIFLIYNHNKTKKDHTDNNIEKVQSGKISPKNNTKDKKTSNKDSNKKDSLEKEENEDSKINDSKTSTVIKNNSSKNLDQVKNLDKISSLEIVDSGIESIDKLKGKDNIKTLKMVHCNIKDLEVVSTLKSLENLEIIDCNLPDVSIVKNLKNLKRLDISNNKVSNLKGLENLTNLRELYMSNNNITDIKPMHSLVKLTNLDISDNKLTNIKELKNIKSIKELNICNNSISNLEGIETMNKLTGLWASNNKINNVSILSNKNEIVNLALNDNKISDISTISNFKKLKSLKLDKNNISSYKPLKDIYKNLVEPDFSI; encoded by the coding sequence ATGAATAAAAAGAAACTTTCTATAATAATAATTTGTTTAATTATTATTACATCTATATTTTTAATTTATAACCATAATAAAACTAAAAAAGATCACACTGATAACAATATAGAAAAAGTTCAATCCGGAAAAATATCCCCCAAAAATAATACAAAAGATAAAAAAACTTCTAATAAAGATTCCAATAAAAAAGATTCTTTAGAAAAGGAAGAAAATGAGGATTCTAAAATCAATGATAGTAAAACATCTACTGTTATCAAAAATAATAGTTCAAAAAATTTAGACCAAGTAAAAAATTTAGATAAGATATCCTCATTAGAAATTGTTGATAGTGGCATAGAAAGCATAGATAAGCTAAAAGGAAAAGATAATATTAAAACTTTAAAAATGGTGCACTGTAACATAAAAGATTTAGAGGTTGTATCTACATTAAAGAGCCTTGAAAATTTAGAAATTATAGACTGTAATTTGCCTGACGTATCAATAGTTAAAAATTTAAAAAACTTAAAAAGATTAGATATTAGCAATAATAAAGTAAGTAATTTAAAAGGATTAGAAAATCTAACAAATTTAAGAGAGCTTTATATGTCAAATAATAATATAACAGATATAAAACCAATGCATAGCTTGGTTAAACTTACCAATTTAGATATTAGTGATAATAAGCTTACTAACATTAAAGAATTAAAAAATATAAAATCTATTAAAGAACTTAATATCTGTAATAACAGCATATCTAATTTAGAAGGAATAGAAACCATGAACAAATTGACAGGTCTTTGGGCTAGTAACAATAAAATAAATAATGTTTCTATACTTTCAAATAAAAATGAAATAGTAAATTTAGCGCTAAATGATAACAAAATATCAGATATATCAACTATAAGTAATTTTAAAAAGTTGAAATCTCTTAAACTAGATAAGAATAATATATCTAGTTATAAACCGTTAAAAGATATATACAAAAATTTAGTTGAACCAGATTTTTCAATATAA
- a CDS encoding leucine-rich repeat domain-containing protein: MKKKKLFLIIFCLIIITSTVLIYNHNKTKITSNDKNIQKVQSEKNSSQSKVKNSKNNSTNKETSKKEEKNDAETKENEAPTVIKNNNSKNLDHIKNLNKISSLEIVDSAIEKIDKLKGRDNIKTLKIVHCNVKDLQVISTLKNLENLEIIDCKLNDVSIVKNLKNLKRLDISNNEINNLKGLENLTNLKELYMSSNNITDLKPIYNLLKLNNLDISDNKITSIKELKNMKSIKELNICNNNISDLGGIENMNKIISLWASNNKINNISILSNKNELVNLALDNNKISDIAIISNFKKLKSLKLDKNNISNYNSLKDIYINLVEPDFSI, encoded by the coding sequence GTGAAGAAGAAAAAGCTTTTTTTAATCATATTTTGTCTAATTATAATTACATCTACCGTTTTAATTTATAATCACAATAAAACTAAAATTACTTCTAATGATAAAAATATACAAAAAGTTCAATCTGAAAAAAATTCATCTCAAAGTAAAGTAAAAAATTCTAAAAATAATTCTACTAATAAGGAAACCTCTAAAAAAGAAGAAAAAAATGATGCAGAAACTAAGGAAAATGAAGCCCCTACTGTTATTAAAAACAATAATTCAAAAAACTTAGATCATATAAAGAATTTAAATAAAATATCCTCATTAGAAATTGTTGATAGTGCTATAGAAAAAATAGACAAATTAAAAGGAAGAGACAATATTAAAACTTTAAAAATAGTGCACTGCAATGTAAAAGATTTACAGGTTATATCTACATTAAAAAATCTTGAAAATTTAGAAATTATAGATTGTAAATTAAATGATGTATCAATAGTTAAAAACTTAAAAAACTTAAAAAGATTAGATATCAGCAATAATGAAATAAATAATTTAAAGGGATTAGAAAATCTAACAAATTTAAAAGAGCTTTATATGTCAAGCAATAATATAACAGATCTAAAACCAATCTATAACTTACTTAAACTAAATAATTTAGATATTAGTGATAATAAAATTACTAGCATTAAAGAATTAAAAAATATGAAATCTATTAAAGAACTTAATATATGCAACAACAACATATCTGATTTAGGAGGAATAGAAAATATGAATAAAATTATAAGTCTTTGGGCTAGTAACAATAAAATAAATAATATTTCTATACTTTCAAATAAAAATGAACTAGTAAATTTAGCACTAGATAATAATAAAATATCAGACATAGCAATTATAAGTAATTTTAAAAAATTGAAATCTCTGAAACTAGATAAGAATAATATATCAAATTATAATTCATTAAAAGATATATATATAAATCTAGTTGAACCAGATTTTTCAATATAA
- a CDS encoding M6 family metalloprotease domain-containing protein codes for MKKNLLPKLVLPVLVASSTIIGANSTKVSAAPINDAEIKLTQPDGQVIQCYASGDEFYNYLHDSDGRAIVKDEKTGYYVYGKYVKSKVQPSRERVTKTNIENLKQIDSDARVNMKDVKAPKDEIQKQRKLLNADNPIQRTKNIGQLNNIVIFIKFSDQDEIRTNLSRYDNQFNSKSQASVNNYFKEISYDKLDINTTFYPKPNGNTILSYTDSHPRSYYTNVPQNERAAKEQTLLKNAVESVRNQIPSNLNVDSDNDGKVDNVCFIIKGATTEWSSLLWPHKWNMFYHDVRINGKRIDTYNFQLEDFINTQGVGVLSHEMFHTLGAPDLYHYNNDGKVAVGPWDVMDQTAPIPQSTGAYMKMYYGKWVDGIKEINKPGKYSISKIGSEANNSYIIKSPNSNQEYFVVEYRKKEGQYESNLPGEGLLVYRINTAYAGRGNASGDDEIYLYRPNGGLNVVGDLTRAALGYNKVSIDSKELFLSNGKDSGISLRNISTLGNTANFDVVINGQTGDGETGDEKLSLKYNVNFDDTKTLSKAEDISGECVYGKKINNIELYLNGYKYMDAERDRLNDPENKYKGYDLSKAAFKFSVDFSRLSEGNYPYEIKITTEDGQKISIKQGYLKVKKQTGDTEDKDIKEWKPGTSYKVGDIVTYNNYKYKCIQAHNAIVTWEPSKTPALWGRIY; via the coding sequence ATGAAAAAAAATCTTTTACCCAAACTGGTTTTACCAGTTTTAGTTGCATCATCTACTATTATAGGGGCAAATAGTACAAAAGTTAGTGCTGCACCTATAAATGATGCAGAAATAAAATTAACTCAACCTGATGGACAAGTTATTCAATGTTACGCATCAGGAGATGAATTCTATAACTATTTACATGATTCAGATGGAAGAGCTATAGTTAAAGATGAAAAAACAGGTTATTATGTCTATGGAAAATATGTAAAAAGCAAAGTACAACCATCTAGAGAAAGAGTAACAAAGACTAATATTGAAAATTTAAAACAAATTGATTCTGATGCTAGAGTTAATATGAAAGATGTTAAAGCTCCCAAAGATGAAATACAAAAACAAAGAAAATTACTCAATGCAGACAATCCAATTCAAAGGACAAAAAATATTGGACAACTTAATAATATAGTTATTTTTATAAAATTTAGTGATCAGGATGAAATAAGAACAAATTTGTCCAGATATGATAATCAATTTAATTCAAAAAGTCAAGCATCTGTAAATAATTATTTTAAAGAAATATCCTATGACAAACTTGATATTAACACAACTTTTTACCCTAAACCTAATGGGAATACCATTTTAAGTTATACTGACAGTCATCCAAGAAGTTATTATACTAATGTTCCACAAAACGAAAGGGCAGCAAAAGAACAAACTTTACTAAAAAATGCTGTAGAATCTGTTAGAAATCAAATTCCAAGTAATTTAAATGTAGACTCAGATAATGATGGTAAAGTTGATAATGTATGCTTTATTATAAAAGGAGCAACAACTGAATGGTCATCACTTTTATGGCCACATAAATGGAATATGTTCTACCATGATGTAAGAATAAATGGTAAAAGAATAGATACTTATAATTTCCAATTAGAAGATTTTATAAATACTCAGGGTGTTGGAGTTTTAAGCCATGAAATGTTTCATACGCTAGGCGCACCAGATCTTTATCATTACAATAACGATGGTAAAGTTGCTGTAGGCCCATGGGATGTAATGGATCAAACTGCTCCTATTCCTCAATCAACAGGAGCTTACATGAAAATGTACTATGGGAAATGGGTTGATGGTATAAAAGAAATAAATAAACCAGGTAAATATTCAATAAGCAAAATAGGTAGCGAAGCTAATAATAGTTATATAATAAAATCACCAAATTCTAATCAAGAATATTTTGTAGTAGAATACAGAAAAAAAGAAGGACAATATGAGTCAAATTTACCTGGAGAAGGATTATTGGTTTATAGAATTAATACAGCTTATGCAGGTAGAGGTAATGCAAGTGGTGATGATGAAATATATCTATATAGACCAAATGGAGGTTTAAATGTCGTTGGAGATCTCACTAGAGCAGCATTAGGTTATAACAAAGTAAGCATAGATTCAAAAGAATTATTCTTATCAAATGGAAAAGATAGTGGAATAAGTTTAAGAAATATTAGTACATTAGGAAATACTGCTAATTTTGATGTTGTTATAAATGGGCAAACTGGTGATGGTGAAACTGGTGATGAAAAATTATCACTTAAGTATAATGTAAACTTTGACGATACTAAAACATTATCAAAAGCTGAAGATATAAGCGGTGAATGTGTATATGGAAAGAAAATTAATAATATAGAATTATATTTAAATGGATATAAATATATGGATGCTGAACGTGACAGATTGAATGATCCAGAAAATAAATATAAAGGTTATGACTTATCTAAAGCCGCTTTTAAGTTTTCAGTAGATTTTTCAAGATTGTCTGAAGGAAATTATCCATACGAAATAAAGATAACTACTGAAGATGGACAAAAAATTTCAATTAAACAAGGTTATTTAAAGGTAAAAAAACAAACTGGTGATACAGAAGATAAGGACATTAAGGAATGGAAACCTGGCACAAGCTATAAAGTTGGTGATATAGTAACTTATAATAATTATAAATATAAATGCATTCAAGCTCATAATGCTATAGTTACTTGGGAACCATCAAAAACACCAGCTCTTTGGGGAAGAATTTATTAA
- a CDS encoding ABC transporter ATP-binding protein/permease — protein sequence MKLILQYLKKYKLYLFLNILAVFGFAVAELGIPTIVSNMIDRGIVLKDRMYIYKLGIIILIVAIIGGIGNIVLAYCSSKVSTSITRDIRNDIFKKAQQFSHREYNKFGVSSMITRTTNDAFILMQFINVLLRMALLTPIMILISMFMVIKTSLTLSMVIGGCIPIICFGVYLIARTSNPISTRQQKGMDKLNRITRENLTGVRVIRAFRKDNYETHRFHEANEDYAYNAKKLFKLMSVAQPAFFLLLNLAVVIVFILSSKMIDMGTLQVGKLVAFQEYMFHAMFSMMLFSMIFVMYPRAEISARRIQELLEEEPIIKNPQNPVTKGKEEGTLEFDHVTFQYPDGEVPVLQDISFQAKKGDKIAFIGSTGSGKSTLINLIPRFYDVTEGSIKVDGVDVRKYDLVSLRKKIGFIPQKALLFSGSINENIRYGKHDAVHPEIEHSAKVSQAYDFIKDKPGKFDEIIEEGGSNVSGGQKQRLSIARAIVRKPDIYIFDDSFSALDSKTDAKLRNKLKSETTEAITLIVAQKVSSIIDSTKIIVLNEGKVVGIGTHKQLLKGCKVYYEIAASQMSKEELKR from the coding sequence ATGAAGTTAATTTTACAGTATTTAAAAAAGTATAAGCTATATTTATTTTTGAATATTTTAGCTGTGTTCGGATTTGCTGTAGCAGAGCTTGGAATTCCTACAATTGTCTCTAATATGATAGATCGAGGCATTGTATTGAAAGATAGAATGTATATTTATAAATTAGGTATTATTATTTTAATTGTGGCAATTATAGGTGGCATTGGAAATATTGTATTAGCCTATTGTAGTTCTAAAGTAAGTACATCAATTACAAGAGATATTAGAAATGATATCTTTAAAAAAGCTCAACAATTTTCTCATAGAGAGTATAATAAGTTTGGTGTATCTAGTATGATTACTAGAACTACTAATGATGCATTTATTCTTATGCAGTTTATTAATGTGCTTTTAAGAATGGCATTGTTAACGCCTATAATGATTTTAATCAGTATGTTTATGGTAATAAAAACAAGTCTTACATTATCTATGGTAATTGGAGGATGTATTCCTATTATATGTTTTGGAGTATATCTTATTGCTAGAACTAGTAATCCAATTAGCACTAGGCAACAAAAGGGAATGGACAAATTGAATCGAATTACAAGAGAGAACTTAACAGGTGTTAGAGTTATTCGTGCTTTTAGAAAAGACAACTATGAAACTCATAGATTTCATGAAGCAAATGAAGATTATGCATACAATGCTAAAAAGTTGTTTAAGCTGATGTCTGTTGCACAGCCAGCTTTTTTCTTATTATTAAATCTTGCTGTTGTAATTGTATTTATCTTGTCTAGCAAAATGATTGATATGGGAACACTACAGGTAGGAAAATTAGTAGCATTTCAGGAATATATGTTCCATGCCATGTTTTCTATGATGTTATTTTCTATGATATTTGTTATGTATCCTCGTGCAGAGATTAGTGCAAGACGTATTCAGGAGTTATTGGAGGAAGAGCCGATTATTAAAAATCCACAAAATCCAGTAACAAAAGGAAAAGAAGAAGGAACCTTAGAATTTGATCATGTAACTTTTCAATATCCTGATGGTGAGGTTCCAGTTTTACAAGATATAAGTTTTCAGGCAAAGAAGGGGGATAAAATTGCTTTTATTGGAAGTACAGGAAGCGGTAAAAGTACGTTAATAAATCTTATTCCCAGATTCTATGATGTTACTGAAGGCAGTATTAAAGTAGATGGAGTAGATGTTAGAAAATATGACTTAGTATCATTACGCAAAAAAATTGGCTTTATTCCACAAAAAGCACTACTTTTTTCTGGAAGTATAAATGAAAATATTCGATATGGAAAACATGATGCGGTGCATCCTGAAATAGAACATAGCGCTAAAGTTTCTCAAGCTTATGATTTTATTAAAGATAAGCCAGGTAAGTTTGATGAAATTATAGAAGAGGGAGGTAGTAACGTATCTGGTGGACAAAAACAAAGGTTAAGTATTGCAAGAGCTATTGTAAGAAAGCCGGATATATATATTTTTGATGATTCCTTTTCTGCATTAGATTCTAAAACAGATGCTAAATTGAGAAATAAATTAAAAAGTGAAACTACAGAGGCTATTACCTTGATTGTTGCCCAAAAAGTATCCTCAATTATAGATTCTACTAAAATTATTGTGTTAAACGAAGGAAAAGTGGTTGGCATAGGAACTCATAAGCAGTTATTAAAAGGCTGTAAAGTTTATTATGAAATAGCAGCTAGCCAAATGTCAAAGGAGGAATTAAAACGATGA
- a CDS encoding metalloregulator ArsR/SmtB family transcription factor: protein MDLVQMLKGLGDENRIRILNILKNGELCVCEIEHILGITQSNASRHLTKLSMLKIVGYEKKAQWVYYKLNEETLRKFPFIKELLENELNKIDTCKQDIENLIQFKKSGLNCANLKDHKNEISKECKCKNN, encoded by the coding sequence ATGGATTTAGTGCAAATGTTAAAAGGATTGGGAGATGAAAATAGAATTAGAATATTAAATATATTAAAAAATGGAGAACTCTGTGTATGTGAAATTGAACATATATTAGGAATTACACAATCAAATGCCTCAAGACATCTAACAAAACTAAGTATGCTGAAGATTGTGGGCTATGAAAAGAAAGCTCAATGGGTGTATTATAAATTGAATGAAGAAACTTTGAGGAAGTTTCCATTTATAAAAGAACTTTTAGAAAATGAGCTAAATAAAATAGACACATGTAAACAGGATATAGAAAATTTAATTCAGTTTAAAAAGAGTGGACTTAATTGTGCAAATTTAAAAGATCATAAAAATGAGATATCAAAAGAATGCAAATGTAAAAATAATTAA
- a CDS encoding MerR family transcriptional regulator, whose translation MQEKYFTTGEFAKMCNVEKHVLFHYEDIGLFKPKIIKKNGYRYYSYHQYFTLSVILNLKKIGMSLKDIKIYLEKRNPSIFLDLLEEKSKEVAEKIKYFEDIQEMIYSMKAMTIEGMNRTNEIYLETLPQEIILPSDNMEDSTNKSFASFMQEYIKFCKNLGIIVQESVGGVISVENLRKNKFTNLSYLYIKTKSTIPGKTIIRKSGVYLCGYFEGFYDDLCYGYEKLLNYADENGIVLGDYSFEEYLISDISEKEQKHYITKLMIETKNHNDLT comes from the coding sequence ATGCAAGAAAAATATTTTACCACTGGAGAATTCGCTAAAATGTGTAATGTTGAAAAACATGTTTTGTTTCACTATGAGGATATTGGTCTATTTAAGCCAAAAATTATTAAGAAAAACGGCTATCGTTATTACTCCTATCATCAGTATTTTACACTTTCTGTTATATTAAACCTAAAAAAAATTGGAATGTCTTTAAAAGATATAAAAATCTATCTTGAAAAGCGAAATCCATCTATCTTCCTAGATTTATTAGAAGAAAAAAGTAAAGAAGTAGCTGAAAAAATAAAATATTTTGAAGATATACAGGAAATGATTTATAGTATGAAAGCTATGACCATAGAAGGTATGAATCGTACTAATGAAATTTATTTAGAAACACTGCCTCAAGAAATTATTCTTCCATCAGATAATATGGAGGATTCAACAAATAAAAGTTTTGCTAGCTTTATGCAAGAGTATATTAAATTTTGTAAAAATCTTGGTATTATAGTACAGGAATCTGTAGGTGGTGTTATATCTGTAGAAAACCTTAGAAAAAACAAGTTTACAAACCTTTCTTATTTATATATAAAAACCAAATCCACTATACCAGGTAAAACAATAATTAGGAAATCAGGTGTTTATCTCTGTGGATACTTTGAGGGTTTTTACGATGATTTATGCTATGGCTACGAAAAACTATTAAATTATGCAGATGAAAATGGAATTGTTTTAGGAGACTATTCCTTTGAAGAATACTTAATTTCTGATATTTCCGAAAAAGAACAAAAACATTATATTACTAAGTTGATGATAGAAACTAAAAATCATAATGACTTAACATAG